The Fusobacterium sp. JB019 genome has a segment encoding these proteins:
- a CDS encoding MBL fold metallo-hydrolase: MDTKETFKVTQIEKNTYRIWELGGNYLTLLLGKKKAMLIDTGFGFYNSKEIIEKITDLPLIVVNSHGHLDHTGGNYLYDEIYLHHDDLKTYSHYQKEKGLMIDTMKKRFDKLKKDYVWPENFSKDEYVSQKTKKFIFMKDVEKFDLGDRIIEFTKVPGHTLGQMVAFDYNTGILFSSDAVASNLWIYYDEGVSLIDYCENIEKLKKYPIKYILSGHLDTKFPRRIIDALQATIKARSAAKSRVFIHPRNKHKALLFKYNTENIKNFEKIDKIQNMNLIYAPSLSTD; the protein is encoded by the coding sequence AATACCTATAGAATTTGGGAGCTTGGAGGGAATTATTTAACTTTGTTACTTGGAAAAAAGAAAGCAATGTTAATTGATACTGGTTTTGGATTTTATAATTCAAAGGAAATTATAGAAAAAATTACAGATTTACCACTTATTGTCGTTAATAGCCATGGTCATCTTGATCATACTGGTGGTAATTATTTATATGATGAGATATATCTTCATCACGATGATCTTAAAACTTATTCCCATTATCAAAAAGAAAAGGGATTAATGATAGATACTATGAAAAAAAGATTTGATAAGTTAAAGAAGGATTATGTTTGGCCTGAAAATTTTAGTAAAGATGAGTATGTTTCTCAAAAAACTAAGAAATTTATCTTTATGAAGGATGTTGAAAAGTTTGATTTAGGAGATAGAATTATAGAATTTACTAAAGTTCCTGGTCATACTCTTGGACAAATGGTTGCCTTTGACTATAATACTGGAATATTATTTTCAAGTGACGCTGTGGCTTCTAATCTTTGGATATATTATGATGAGGGAGTTTCTTTAATTGATTATTGTGAAAACATAGAAAAATTAAAAAAATATCCAATTAAATATATTTTAAGTGGACATCTTGATACTAAATTTCCAAGAAGAATAATAGATGCTCTTCAAGCTACTATTAAAGCTAGAAGCGCTGCTAAGAGTCGTGTATTTATTCATCCAAGAAATAAACATAAAGCTTTATTATTTAAATATAATACTGAAAACATCAAAAACTTTGAGAAAATAGATAAGATTCAAAATATGAACTTAATTTATGCTCCCAGTTTATCAACTGATTAA